DNA sequence from the Pseudoduganella plicata genome:
CCGGTGCTGGTCGTGTATCCGGAAGGTGTCTGGTATCAGCGCGTGGACGAAGCGGCGGCGGCGCGCATCGTCGAAGAGCATCTCGTGGGCGGTCGCGAAGTGGTGGACCTGATCTTCCACCGCCTGGGCGAGGGCGATACCTGCGCACCGGAGCCAAAGAATGAATGATATCGCGCGTCTCGCACTGCTGACGCATGCCTCGAACGACCTCGCCGTGTTGCACCAGGCGTGCGCGCAACTGCCGGTGGGTTTCGGTCCGGTGGCCGGCGTCAACCTGCAAGAACAGGACGCGGCCGGACTGCTGGACGGCGCCCTGCGCGCCGCCCGCGTCATTGTCGTGCGCGTGCTGGGCCGCCTGGGCGGCGTGGCCGGCTTCGGCGAGCTGGTGGAAAAGGCGCGCCGGCAGGGCCGGCATCTGATCGTTGTCAGCGGCACCGGCGAACCCGATCCCGAGCTGGCCGCCGTGTCCACCGTGCCGGCGCACGTGCTGCAGATGGCGCTCGCGTACTTCCATGCGGGCGGCAGCGCCAATCTGGCGCAATTGCTGCGCTACCTGTCCGATCACCTGCTGCTGACGGGTTACGGCTTCGAGCCCGCCCAGCCGCTGCCGGAGCACGGCATTTATCATCCCGACCTGCCGTCCTGCGCCGCGTTGCCCGACTGGCTGGCTTTGCGCGACATTTCCCGGCCCAGCGTTGGCATCGTGTTCTACCGCGCCCACTGGATGAGCGGGAACACGCGCTTTGTCGACGCGCTGCTGGCGGCGCTGGAAGCATGCGGCATGGACGTGCTGCCCGTGTTCACGTCGTCGCTGCGGGCCGGCGAAGGCGTGCCGGAAGCGCTGCGCTACTTCATTGCCGCACAAGTCGATGTGCTGATCAACACCACGTCGTTTGCCATGGGCGAGATCACGCCGGGCG
Encoded proteins:
- a CDS encoding (2Fe-2S) ferredoxin domain-containing protein, with amino-acid sequence MRAHDRHVFMCVGPRCTPGEGRAQAVFEHMGALIDARPELAVKRTRTHCMVACKFSGPVLVVYPEGVWYQRVDEAAAARIVEEHLVGGREVVDLIFHRLGEGDTCAPEPKNE